A single window of Streptomyces cathayae DNA harbors:
- a CDS encoding cobalamin biosynthesis protein, with protein MGADREFAYGAAAGLLGDLLLGDPRRGHPVAAFGRAAAAVERMLWRDDRGRGALHTAVCVGGAVALGSLAARCVRSSPAASVALTGAATWAVVGGTSLAREARAIGRSLETGTTEGLEAARARLPHLCGRDPQALDADGIARAVVESVAENTSDAVVGALVWGAVAGVPGLLGFRAVNTLDAMVGHKSPRHRRYGWASARLDDVAGWPGARLTAVLAAVAGPDPQGALRAWRADAAKHPSPNAGPVEASFAGALGVRLGGTLSYAGRVEHRPVLNGTGRPVAVADIDRAVRLSRRVGWLTLGVGAAARIAGTRIAAARIAGKGHRS; from the coding sequence ATGGGTGCCGATCGCGAGTTCGCGTACGGCGCCGCCGCCGGCCTCCTCGGCGACCTGCTCCTCGGCGATCCCCGCCGGGGACATCCGGTCGCCGCTTTCGGGCGGGCCGCGGCTGCCGTGGAACGGATGCTGTGGCGGGACGACCGCGGCCGGGGCGCGTTGCACACCGCCGTCTGCGTCGGCGGTGCCGTCGCGCTGGGGAGCCTTGCCGCCCGGTGCGTACGGTCCTCCCCCGCCGCCTCGGTCGCCCTGACCGGCGCCGCCACCTGGGCCGTCGTCGGCGGGACGTCGCTGGCCCGGGAAGCCCGTGCCATCGGACGGTCCCTGGAGACCGGGACCACCGAGGGCCTCGAGGCGGCGCGGGCCCGGCTGCCGCACCTGTGCGGGCGGGACCCGCAGGCGCTGGACGCCGACGGGATCGCCCGCGCGGTGGTGGAGTCCGTCGCCGAGAACACCTCCGACGCCGTGGTGGGCGCCCTGGTGTGGGGCGCCGTCGCCGGGGTGCCGGGACTGCTCGGGTTCCGGGCCGTCAACACCCTGGACGCCATGGTCGGCCACAAGTCGCCCCGTCACCGGCGCTACGGCTGGGCCTCCGCCCGCCTCGACGACGTCGCCGGGTGGCCCGGGGCGCGGCTGACCGCCGTACTCGCCGCGGTCGCCGGACCGGACCCGCAGGGCGCCCTGCGGGCGTGGCGCGCGGATGCCGCGAAGCACCCCAGCCCCAACGCCGGCCCCGTGGAGGCCTCCTTCGCGGGCGCGCTCGGCGTGCGGCTCGGCGGAACACTGTCCTACGCCGGACGGGTCGAACACCGGCCCGTCCTCAACGGCACCGGCCGTCCCGTGGCCGTGGCGGACATCGACCGGGCGGTACGGCTCTCACGGCGCGTCGGCTGGCTGACGCTCGGCGTCGGTGCCGCCGCGCGGATCGCCGGTACGCGGATCGCCGCCGCACGGATCGCAGGGAAGGGACACAGGTCATGA